A window of Amorphus orientalis contains these coding sequences:
- a CDS encoding proton-conducting transporter transmembrane domain-containing protein has translation MSADLLLILPVLIPLAAATLCTIVWGSTRLQAAVTIAAAAALLVVSALLVVRVADGTILVTRFGDWAAPFAIAFAADRLGAAMVLVTGLLGLAVAVYALADVRRIAALSGFYPLYNGLLAGVAGAFLTADLFNLYVWFEVMLIASFGLLVLNKTREQLDGGLKYLALNMLGTLFFLAAIALLYNAAGTLNLADLAMTLQGTSGTAAATAAAWLLLLAFLMKAAAFPLFAWLPASYHTGSIAVAAIFAGLLTKVGVYAIIRIYTLVLPLEGTALQTVLLVVAALTMVTGVFGAAVQWDVRRILSFHIVSQIGYMLLGLALFTPYAIAAAVFYVVHHIIVKANLFLVAGVIGRVGGTYDIRRSGGLMMLSPLLAVLFLIPALSLGGIPPLSGFWAKLMVIDAGLEDEAWIVTAAALAVGLLTLFSMGKIWAYAFWRSPADGRSRPVGWKRMVPIAALAAVTLAIGFSAEPLVAFSLQAGQQLIDPADYIAALTPPIEDTVAENVR, from the coding sequence ATGAGTGCCGATCTTCTTCTCATCCTTCCGGTCCTGATTCCACTCGCCGCGGCGACCCTGTGCACGATCGTCTGGGGATCGACGCGGCTTCAGGCGGCGGTGACGATCGCAGCGGCCGCCGCGCTCCTCGTCGTCTCCGCGCTTCTCGTGGTCCGGGTGGCAGACGGCACCATCCTCGTGACGCGCTTCGGCGACTGGGCGGCGCCGTTCGCCATCGCGTTCGCCGCCGACCGTCTCGGCGCCGCCATGGTCCTGGTGACCGGGCTTCTGGGGCTGGCCGTCGCGGTCTACGCACTCGCGGACGTCCGGCGGATCGCCGCGCTCTCCGGCTTCTATCCGCTCTACAACGGTCTTTTGGCGGGTGTGGCCGGCGCCTTCCTGACGGCCGATCTCTTCAATCTCTACGTCTGGTTCGAGGTGATGCTGATCGCTTCGTTCGGGCTTCTCGTCCTGAACAAGACGCGCGAGCAGCTCGACGGCGGTCTCAAATACCTTGCGCTCAACATGCTCGGCACGCTGTTCTTTCTCGCGGCGATCGCGCTCCTGTACAACGCCGCCGGCACGCTGAACCTCGCCGATCTCGCCATGACCCTGCAGGGAACGAGTGGAACCGCCGCGGCCACCGCAGCGGCCTGGCTCCTGCTGCTCGCCTTCCTGATGAAGGCCGCGGCCTTCCCGCTGTTCGCCTGGCTGCCCGCGTCCTACCACACCGGGTCTATCGCGGTGGCCGCGATCTTCGCGGGCCTGCTCACCAAGGTCGGCGTCTACGCCATCATCCGGATCTACACTCTGGTGCTGCCTCTGGAGGGGACGGCGCTGCAGACCGTGCTCCTCGTCGTCGCCGCGCTCACCATGGTGACCGGCGTGTTCGGCGCAGCTGTACAGTGGGACGTACGGCGGATCCTGTCGTTCCACATCGTCAGCCAGATCGGCTACATGCTGCTCGGCCTCGCGCTGTTCACGCCGTACGCCATCGCGGCCGCCGTTTTCTATGTCGTCCACCACATCATCGTGAAGGCCAACCTCTTTCTGGTGGCCGGTGTCATCGGCCGCGTGGGCGGCACCTACGACATCCGCAGAAGCGGCGGGCTGATGATGCTCTCTCCGCTGCTGGCCGTTCTGTTCCTGATACCGGCGCTGTCGCTCGGAGGCATTCCGCCGCTGTCGGGTTTCTGGGCGAAGCTGATGGTCATAGACGCCGGTCTTGAAGACGAGGCGTGGATCGTCACGGCGGCCGCGCTCGCCGTCGGTCTCCTGACGCTGTTCTCGATGGGGAAAATCTGGGCTTACGCCTTCTGGCGAAGCCCCGCAGATGGCCGCTCCCGACCGGTGGGCTGGAAGCGGATGGTGCCGATTGCCGCCCTGGCGGCCGTGACGCTCGCGATCGGCTTCAGCGCCGAGCCGCTAGTCGCCTTCTCGCTCCAGGCCGGTCAGCAACTCATCGATCCGGCCGACTACATCGCGGCGCTGACGCCACCGATCGAGGACACCGTCGCGGAGAACGTCCGATGA
- a CDS encoding universal stress protein: MDRFKNILVICDGTRLDRDVIDRAKPLAVENGAAVTLVDVVATAPGELARLFAALPGDHAHELEEQIIATHRARLQGLAQPLVAAGISTAEVVRQGTPFIEIIGHALHFGCDFILRSGSGPRNGERALDGLDMHLIRKSPVPFLLWRGQTGAGLKRVLAVVDPNDSDPHRNAMAHDVMKLATSFAAHDAAALDVLDVWHVPEEQVLRHQLEADLKADADWLIERVESSVSRDLDLLVARYAGVGAQIQTHQAKGSRQAIVPEHVARHGIDLVVMGSLSRPDVPGYLVDEDVEMILNRVDCSVLTVKPAGFDTPVRPSAAA, translated from the coding sequence ATGGACCGGTTCAAGAACATCCTTGTGATCTGTGACGGCACCCGCCTCGATCGGGACGTGATCGACCGCGCGAAACCGCTTGCTGTGGAAAACGGGGCCGCGGTGACGTTGGTCGATGTCGTCGCCACGGCTCCTGGGGAGCTTGCCCGCCTCTTTGCTGCCTTGCCTGGCGATCATGCCCACGAGCTTGAAGAACAGATCATCGCGACGCATCGCGCCCGTCTTCAGGGATTGGCACAGCCGCTCGTCGCCGCGGGGATCTCGACCGCTGAAGTCGTTCGTCAGGGTACCCCGTTCATCGAGATCATCGGCCATGCTCTGCATTTCGGCTGTGACTTCATCCTTCGGAGCGGGTCCGGCCCGAGGAATGGAGAACGGGCGCTCGATGGACTGGACATGCACCTGATCCGCAAGAGCCCCGTCCCATTCCTGCTGTGGCGTGGGCAGACGGGCGCGGGGCTGAAACGTGTTCTTGCGGTCGTCGATCCGAACGACTCCGATCCCCACCGCAACGCGATGGCTCACGACGTGATGAAGCTTGCGACATCGTTTGCCGCCCACGATGCTGCAGCACTCGACGTTCTCGACGTCTGGCACGTTCCCGAGGAGCAGGTGCTGCGACACCAGCTTGAGGCGGATCTGAAGGCGGATGCGGACTGGCTCATCGAACGGGTCGAGAGCAGCGTCTCGCGCGATCTCGACCTGCTGGTCGCTCGATACGCCGGGGTGGGCGCCCAGATCCAGACGCATCAGGCCAAGGGGTCGCGGCAAGCGATCGTTCCCGAACACGTCGCCCGGCACGGCATCGATCTCGTCGTGATGGGGTCTCTCTCGCGCCCGGACGTGCCTGGTTATCTCGTGGACGAGGACGTGGAGATGATCCTCAATCGGGTCGACTGCAGCGTCCTGACCGTGAAGCCGGCCGGCTTTGACACCCCGGTGCGGCCGTCCGCTGCGGCGTAG
- a CDS encoding Na+/H+ antiporter subunit E gives MKLFAYTRFFGIFVLELVRSSLAVSRAILSGDRSMRSAVVAIPLDLEKRADAALVANAVTLTPGTTSLHLSEDGRSLYVHVMDWAGDEATVDAIKSRFERVLKEA, from the coding sequence ATGAAGCTTTTTGCCTACACCCGCTTTTTCGGAATTTTCGTCCTGGAACTGGTGCGATCGTCGCTCGCGGTCTCGCGGGCAATCCTGTCGGGAGATCGCTCCATGCGATCGGCCGTGGTCGCCATCCCGCTCGACCTCGAGAAGCGGGCAGATGCCGCGCTTGTCGCCAACGCCGTGACCCTGACCCCGGGCACCACGTCGCTCCATCTCAGCGAGGACGGCCGCAGCCTCTACGTCCACGTCATGGACTGGGCCGGCGACGAAGCGACGGTCGACGCAATCAAGTCGCGGTTCGAACGCGTGCTGAAGGAGGCCTGA
- a CDS encoding monovalent cation/H+ antiporter complex subunit F has protein sequence MLEIIDIALVLFGAIAVVLGAVRAVIGPHMVDRVIALDMLTVAGVAFAALAARASGSGAFLDVALGIALMGFVATIAFSRLIERLPENPEDREERP, from the coding sequence ATGCTGGAGATCATCGACATCGCCCTGGTTCTGTTCGGCGCGATCGCCGTGGTGCTTGGCGCCGTCAGGGCCGTCATCGGACCGCACATGGTCGACCGGGTCATTGCGCTCGACATGCTGACCGTGGCGGGGGTCGCCTTCGCAGCGCTCGCAGCGCGGGCATCCGGCTCTGGCGCGTTCCTGGACGTCGCCCTCGGAATTGCCCTGATGGGCTTCGTTGCCACGATCGCCTTCTCGCGGCTGATTGAACGGCTGCCCGAAAATCCGGAGGACCGGGAGGAAAGGCCGTGA
- a CDS encoding NADH-quinone oxidoreductase subunit K, producing the protein MEASLALGFGALIAAGTYMLLARHILRMVLGLSLIAVAVNMLLFLAGGVGPEEPALIAAGAEVAAPGTANPLPQALVLTAVVIGFALLSFALVLAYRVQLALGFVDTDAMREAEPAGEDGR; encoded by the coding sequence ATGGAAGCCTCGCTCGCCCTCGGCTTCGGAGCTCTGATCGCAGCCGGAACCTACATGCTTCTGGCTCGGCATATCCTGCGCATGGTTCTCGGCTTGTCGCTCATCGCGGTCGCGGTGAACATGCTCCTGTTTCTCGCCGGCGGGGTCGGACCCGAAGAGCCGGCCCTCATTGCCGCAGGCGCAGAGGTGGCCGCCCCCGGCACCGCGAACCCGCTGCCGCAGGCCCTGGTGCTGACGGCCGTCGTGATCGGCTTCGCGCTGCTTTCGTTCGCCCTCGTCCTCGCCTACCGCGTCCAGCTCGCGCTGGGTTTCGTCGACACCGACGCCATGCGAGAGGCGGAACCTGCCGGGGAGGACGGACGATGA
- a CDS encoding helix-turn-helix domain-containing protein: protein MASDGSVSLVRASGFGPLPALFERRAGERELWKAFEREGLPLAVIGQPQTPIPLHSMIGLFERCADVLGDRTFGFDVGFEMAKAWGYGLWGTYGAAAPTLGEAIERYCLTFRSHAVHGRLELLKRDDHWLWRCVGPAFSLASIHHKDHLLGPMILIGREYLGDRWTPKWVELPYPRDPEAHLLESRLQIPVRYGCHGTGIAFAAQDLRARRDKEPGSIAGIVTLRELTADLVLSHAPEPARSISAIVALRLLDGQTDIDGTARMVGTGARSLQRLLGQKGYTYREVLRQARMARALSLLRETDRPILEIAMHVGYEGHASFTKAFHNWMGCSPSEFRARIRRDR, encoded by the coding sequence ATGGCGTCTGACGGATCGGTTTCCCTGGTAAGGGCCAGCGGGTTCGGTCCGCTTCCGGCGCTCTTCGAACGACGCGCCGGCGAGCGCGAACTCTGGAAGGCCTTCGAACGGGAAGGGCTTCCCCTCGCGGTGATCGGCCAACCGCAGACGCCGATACCGCTTCACAGCATGATCGGACTCTTCGAAAGGTGCGCCGACGTTCTGGGCGATCGCACCTTCGGGTTCGACGTCGGCTTCGAAATGGCGAAGGCGTGGGGCTACGGTCTCTGGGGCACCTACGGCGCGGCCGCGCCGACGCTGGGCGAAGCGATCGAGCGCTACTGCCTGACGTTCCGCTCCCACGCGGTTCATGGGCGGCTGGAGCTCCTGAAACGCGACGATCATTGGCTGTGGCGATGCGTCGGACCGGCTTTCAGCCTGGCATCGATCCACCACAAGGATCACCTGCTTGGCCCCATGATCCTGATCGGCCGGGAATATCTCGGCGATCGATGGACGCCGAAATGGGTCGAACTGCCCTACCCGCGCGATCCCGAGGCCCACCTCCTGGAAAGCCGACTGCAGATCCCGGTCCGCTACGGGTGCCACGGTACCGGGATCGCCTTTGCGGCCCAGGATCTGCGCGCGCGGCGGGACAAGGAGCCCGGATCGATTGCGGGGATCGTCACGCTCAGGGAACTGACCGCGGACCTGGTCCTGTCACATGCGCCGGAGCCCGCGCGCTCGATCTCCGCCATCGTGGCGCTCAGGCTTCTCGACGGGCAGACCGACATCGACGGAACGGCCCGCATGGTCGGCACCGGTGCCCGAAGCCTGCAACGCCTGCTCGGCCAGAAGGGCTACACATACCGTGAGGTCCTCCGTCAGGCGCGCATGGCGCGCGCGCTCAGCCTGCTGCGCGAGACCGACCGGCCGATCCTCGAGATCGCGATGCATGTCGGCTACGAGGGCCACGCCAGCTTCACCAAGGCCTTCCACAACTGGATGGGCTGCTCGCCCTCGGAATTCCGGGCGCGGATCCGCCGGGACCGCTGA
- the mnhG gene encoding monovalent cation/H(+) antiporter subunit G has protein sequence MIEVLAYLLKAIGTTFLLIAAVGVVRLPDAFTRMHAATKAGTLGAGLVVLGSALPLESAFSIGTAIVTLLFLLLTVPLASHSLGRAAYIGGAPFWQGTASDALDGTLPRGEPAEPKSAPVEPLAIERIVVMPTYESDCNASTQAVSLGRALDVPVVCLGVIDPRFFETAPEGRGLARERAQSTLSRAIALGAQGAPMELVEADPRTALARVVRDGDLVVLPSRGWFDHGAGREPEDISGRGEALLPLARSLAQPVLFAGEPAPVRRISILDDGSPAVARALATLATLEPFGKADLVVHWARDYQPESERRAELSAVCDGVAFSARRSGAGVIDDPGEVVVSTSPHSGRADWYGLDWRDRLAPGWRGHLLLV, from the coding sequence GTGATCGAGGTTCTCGCCTACTTGCTGAAAGCGATCGGGACGACCTTTCTCCTCATCGCGGCGGTCGGAGTTGTGCGCCTTCCGGACGCGTTCACCCGGATGCACGCGGCCACCAAGGCGGGCACGCTCGGAGCCGGCCTGGTTGTTCTGGGCAGTGCGCTTCCGCTGGAAAGCGCGTTCTCAATCGGCACGGCGATCGTCACGCTTCTCTTCCTCCTGCTCACAGTGCCGCTCGCCTCGCACAGCCTCGGCCGTGCGGCCTATATCGGTGGCGCTCCGTTCTGGCAGGGCACCGCCTCGGATGCCCTTGATGGAACGTTGCCGCGCGGAGAACCGGCCGAGCCGAAATCGGCGCCGGTGGAGCCGCTCGCAATCGAGCGGATCGTCGTCATGCCGACCTATGAGAGCGACTGCAACGCCAGCACACAGGCGGTCTCGCTGGGCCGCGCGCTCGACGTTCCCGTGGTGTGTCTTGGTGTCATCGACCCGAGGTTCTTCGAGACGGCCCCGGAAGGTCGCGGGCTCGCCCGTGAACGCGCGCAGTCCACGTTGAGCCGCGCTATCGCTCTCGGTGCGCAGGGCGCGCCGATGGAGCTTGTCGAGGCCGATCCGCGCACGGCCCTCGCTCGGGTCGTACGGGACGGCGACCTGGTGGTGCTGCCGTCGCGCGGCTGGTTCGACCATGGCGCTGGACGTGAGCCCGAGGACATCTCGGGCCGCGGGGAAGCCTTGCTGCCGCTGGCGCGGAGCCTTGCGCAGCCGGTTCTGTTCGCAGGCGAACCGGCGCCGGTCCGCCGCATCTCCATCCTTGACGACGGCAGTCCGGCGGTGGCGCGGGCGCTGGCCACGCTCGCAACGCTCGAACCATTCGGAAAGGCGGATCTCGTCGTCCACTGGGCTCGAGACTACCAGCCGGAATCGGAACGGCGCGCCGAGCTGTCGGCCGTCTGTGACGGCGTGGCGTTTTCCGCCAGGCGGAGCGGCGCCGGCGTTATCGACGATCCCGGTGAGGTCGTCGTCTCCACCTCGCCGCACAGTGGTCGTGCCGACTGGTACGGCCTCGACTGGCGCGACCGTCTGGCGCCCGGCTGGCGCGGCCATCTGCTCCTCGTGTGA
- a CDS encoding MnhB domain-containing protein — MKGVSGRHGTRPVLPSPILAASAGLLATLMAAVAVIILLRGHNAPGGGFIGGLVGAGALVVIAYAFGVRKAQRLLRVHPVALAGWGLALALISGLPGLLGGVPYLTHLWGDIESEVGVLKVGTTYVFDLGVFLVVVGAVSAFFFLFEEN, encoded by the coding sequence TATCCGGTCGCCACGGGACGCGTCCCGTCCTGCCGTCGCCAATCCTGGCCGCAAGTGCGGGCCTTCTCGCGACGCTCATGGCGGCGGTCGCCGTGATCATCCTTCTGCGCGGACACAACGCACCGGGTGGCGGCTTCATTGGCGGACTGGTCGGAGCGGGGGCCCTGGTGGTGATCGCCTACGCGTTCGGCGTGCGCAAGGCGCAGCGGCTCCTCCGGGTCCACCCGGTGGCGCTTGCCGGCTGGGGGCTCGCCCTGGCGCTGATTTCCGGGCTCCCGGGGCTTCTCGGCGGCGTTCCGTATCTCACGCACCTCTGGGGCGACATCGAGAGCGAGGTCGGCGTCCTCAAGGTCGGCACGACTTACGTCTTCGATCTCGGCGTCTTCCTCGTGGTGGTCGGTGCCGTCTCCGCCTTCTTCTTCCTGTTCGAGGAGAACTGA
- a CDS encoding outer membrane protein: MRGRRLRATMHMNDLRHLMPSRAALAFGAACAVLISSAAIAADLVPPAAPASDTKPVSQPDWTVSVAPYFWAAGMSGTVSSFGAPAVDVDMSFSDILSDLDFSVMLAGEARHGRFSLSTDLLFLKLSTKETTPYGIAASNVSFGSTVMEATALAGYSILDLSNARLDVVGGARLWSVRNELSFNGGFFNGRGFEDNATWVDAMGGLKGRFDLSDHVYLTGMALGGGGGSKFGWDLLGGVGYEFSDRISALAGYRAVGVDYQDGPFEFDTTIHGPIIGASFTF; the protein is encoded by the coding sequence ATGAGAGGGAGACGCCTTCGGGCGACCATGCACATGAACGACCTTCGACATCTGATGCCGTCCCGCGCGGCCCTTGCCTTCGGTGCGGCATGTGCCGTCCTCATCAGCTCGGCTGCGATCGCGGCGGACCTCGTTCCCCCTGCCGCCCCTGCTTCCGACACGAAGCCGGTCTCGCAGCCGGACTGGACTGTCAGCGTCGCCCCCTATTTCTGGGCGGCGGGCATGTCCGGAACCGTCTCCTCCTTCGGCGCTCCTGCGGTCGATGTCGACATGAGCTTTTCCGATATCCTGAGCGACCTCGACTTCTCGGTCATGCTGGCCGGCGAGGCCCGCCATGGCCGGTTCAGCCTGAGCACTGACCTGCTCTTTCTGAAGCTGTCGACCAAGGAGACGACGCCCTACGGCATCGCGGCCTCCAACGTGAGCTTCGGGTCGACCGTGATGGAGGCCACCGCGCTTGCCGGCTACTCGATCCTGGACCTGTCCAATGCGCGCCTCGACGTTGTGGGCGGCGCCCGGCTCTGGTCGGTCAGGAACGAACTCTCCTTCAACGGCGGCTTCTTCAACGGCCGCGGCTTCGAGGACAACGCCACCTGGGTCGACGCCATGGGCGGCCTGAAGGGCCGTTTCGACCTGTCAGACCATGTCTATCTGACCGGTATGGCGCTCGGCGGCGGGGGCGGATCGAAGTTCGGCTGGGACCTGCTCGGCGGGGTCGGCTACGAGTTTTCCGACCGGATCTCCGCCCTTGCCGGCTATCGCGCTGTGGGCGTCGACTACCAGGACGGTCCGTTCGAGTTCGACACCACGATCCACGGACCGATCATCGGCGCCTCTTTCACGTTTTAG
- a CDS encoding nuclear transport factor 2 family protein has protein sequence MNKVVAAAIAVSLPVLFAGGAVSAESAAPGVGSPAATAAPLRSYAPDRNPGTTDFDVTDRMAITNLISAYAFAYDNTDADAWLSLFTPDAVFVAAVPGQTPVSFTGDAFRTFWTKRMAEFRTSGNLRRHLMANVLFLDQTADTAHVSVVGLLTNAKDGKTFTAVSSLNYEGWIEKGPDGWKIRRWHDFPDAAFPE, from the coding sequence ATGAATAAGGTCGTCGCCGCAGCGATCGCGGTTTCGCTTCCCGTCCTGTTCGCAGGCGGCGCCGTCTCTGCCGAGTCGGCCGCGCCCGGGGTCGGCTCCCCTGCCGCCACGGCCGCCCCGCTGCGGTCCTATGCGCCGGACCGCAATCCCGGCACGACGGACTTCGACGTCACCGACCGCATGGCGATCACCAACCTGATCTCCGCCTATGCATTCGCCTATGACAACACCGACGCGGACGCCTGGCTGAGCCTGTTCACACCCGATGCCGTCTTTGTGGCCGCCGTGCCCGGCCAAACGCCGGTTTCGTTCACCGGCGACGCGTTCCGCACGTTCTGGACGAAGCGGATGGCCGAGTTCCGCACCTCCGGCAACCTGCGCCGCCACCTGATGGCGAATGTCCTGTTTCTGGACCAGACGGCCGACACCGCGCATGTCAGCGTCGTCGGGCTTCTGACCAACGCGAAGGACGGCAAGACCTTCACCGCCGTCTCCAGCCTCAACTACGAAGGCTGGATCGAGAAAGGGCCGGACGGCTGGAAGATCAGGCGGTGGCATGACTTCCCTGACGCGGCATTTCCGGAATAG